A stretch of Oncorhynchus mykiss isolate Arlee chromosome 26, USDA_OmykA_1.1, whole genome shotgun sequence DNA encodes these proteins:
- the ciao2b gene encoding cytosolic iron-sulfur assembly component 2B (The RefSeq protein has 2 substitutions compared to this genomic sequence), translated as MSGGARLENANPLIFQRTGERLRTANDEDEDVADPIDDREIFDLIRSINDPEHPLSLEELNVVEQVRVRVDDQENTVGVGFTPTIPHCSMATLIGLSIKVKLLRSLPERFKIDVHITPGTHASEDAVNKQLADKERVAAALENSQLLEVVNQCLISNARTG; from the exons ATGTCAGGGGGTGCCCGTTTAGAGAACGCGAATCCCTTGATTTTTCAACGAACAGGCGAGAGACTTCAGACCGCAAATGACGAGGACGAAGATGTTGCTGATCCCATCGACGACAGAGAAATATTTG ATCTCATCAGATCCATTAATGATCCTGAACACCCATTGTCCCTCGAGGAGTTGAATGTCGTGGAACAAGTGCGAGTGCGC GTAGATGACCAAGAGAACACAGTGGGTGTGGAGTTCACCCCCACTATACCCCACTGCAGCATGGCAACTCTCATAGGCCTGTCCATCAAAGTCAAACTGCTACGCTCCCTGCCAGAAAGGTTTAAG ATTGATGTGCACATCACTCCTGGGACGCATGCCTCAGAAGATGCAG TCAACAAACAGCTggcagacaaagagagagtggcCGCTGCACTCGAGAACTCCCAGCTTCTGGAGGTGGTCAACCAGTGTCTGATATCCAATGCAAGGAcaggctga